In a single window of the Halobaculum lipolyticum genome:
- a CDS encoding CDP-2,3-bis-(O-geranylgeranyl)-sn-glycerol synthase, which translates to MAGLVGLVAGALWAMLPAYVPNNAAVLAGGGAPIDGGRTWGGRRVLGDGKTWRGTAVGTLVGVAVALVLDAANPTVADALGVDAGVLPLFPLPAAFGLALGAMLGDIGASFLKRRSGRERGASFPVLDQLDFVVGALGLSLVLAPGWTLATFTPERLLVVLVATPVLHVVTNVIAYLIGAKNEPW; encoded by the coding sequence ATGGCAGGACTCGTCGGACTGGTGGCGGGCGCGCTGTGGGCGATGTTGCCGGCGTACGTCCCGAACAACGCCGCCGTCCTCGCCGGCGGCGGGGCGCCGATCGACGGCGGACGGACGTGGGGCGGCCGGCGCGTCCTCGGCGACGGCAAGACGTGGCGCGGCACCGCCGTCGGCACGCTCGTCGGCGTCGCGGTCGCGCTGGTCCTCGACGCCGCGAACCCCACCGTCGCCGACGCGCTCGGTGTCGACGCCGGCGTGCTCCCGCTGTTCCCGCTCCCGGCGGCGTTCGGACTCGCCCTCGGCGCGATGCTGGGCGACATCGGCGCCTCGTTCCTCAAACGCCGCAGCGGCCGCGAGCGCGGCGCCTCCTTCCCGGTGCTCGACCAACTCGACTTCGTCGTCGGCGCGCTCGGCCTGTCGTTGGTCCTCGCGCCCGGGTGGACGCTCGCGACGTTCACACCCGAGCGACTCCTCGTCGTGCTCGTCGCGACGCCGGTGCTCCACGTCGTGACGAACGTGATCGCGTACCTCATCGGCGCGAAGAACGAGCCGTGGTGA